The Kluyveromyces lactis strain NRRL Y-1140 chromosome D complete sequence genome has a window encoding:
- the DJP1 gene encoding Djp1p (similar to uniprot|P40564 YIR004W Saccharomyces cerevisiae DJP1 Cytosolic J-domain-containing protein, required for peroxisomal protein import) has product MVVDTTYYDLLGVATDAKQIDIKKAYRKKSVKEHPDKNPDDPTATERFQAISEAYQVLSSEELRMKYDKFGKEEAMPKNGFEDAGEQFAAIFGGEAFTSYIGELTLLKNIQNTQELSEEDERAKEQEASEKATQQAHNLNNNNNASNGDDDTKSAEDSTNNGTAKKLTSGGDDSSNPETKKKGKLEEFEEQQMLDKEKSIEELSKTLSDRLSILTESAYDDACKESFDKKFEEEANMLKMESFGLDILHTIGEIYCEKANIFLKSQYLWGFGGFYHSVKAKGGLVMDTVRTVSAALDAQSTMTELEKLKETANSEEPLKDEAGNVVEKPTVEELAQLEQLLMGKVLSAAWYGSKFEIMSTLRSVCDKVLEDETAEMSTRIRRAEALKRLGKVFRRAYRTKTEQEDAQVFEELVAEASKKKGHKHHTSSTANKQ; this is encoded by the coding sequence ATGGTGGTAGACACGACATATTATGACTTGCTAGGCGTAGCTACGGATGCCAAACAGattgatatcaagaaagCGTACAGAAAAAAATCAGTGAAGGAGCATCCAGACAAAAATCCCGATGATCCCACAGCAACTGAAAGATTTCAAGCTATTTCTGAAGCTTATCAAGTCTTGAGTAGCGAGGAGTTACGTATGAAGTACGATAAGTTCggtaaagaagaagctatGCCTAAGAATGGCTTCGAGGATGCAGGTGAACAGTTTGCTGCGATATTCGGTGGTGAGGCATTTACGTCTTATATTGGGGAATTAACgttgttgaagaatattcaaaacaCACAAGAGTTAAGTGAAGAGGACGAAAGAGCAAAGGAACAAGAAGCAAGTGAAAAGGCCACTCAGCAAGCTCataatttgaataataataacaatgCATCtaatggtgatgatgacaCTAAATCTGCTGAGGATAGCACTAATAATGGAACTGCCAAGAAGCTAACATCAGGAGGCGATGATTCGTCCAATCCCGAGACTAAGAAAAAGGGTAAGCTAGAAGAGTTCGAAGAGCAGCAAATGTTAGATAAAGAGAAGAGTATAGAAGAGCTCAGTAAGACGTTATCGGACCGTTTGTCCATACTAACGGAAAGTGCATACGATGATGCTTGCAAGGAGTcatttgataaaaaatTCGAAGAAGAGGCGAACATGTTGAAGATGGAATCGTTTGGATTAGATATCTTGCATACAATAGGTGAAATCTATTGTGAAAAGGCGAacatattcttgaaatcacAATATTTATGGGGTTTTGGAGGTTTTTACCATTCAGTAAAGGCTAAAGGTGGCTTAGTGATGGATACCGTACGGACCGTTTCTGCAGCCTTAGATGCTCAATCTACCATGACTGAGTTGGAGAAATTAAAGGAAACTGCGAACTCGGAGGAACCACTAAAGGATGAAGCTGGAAACGTTGTTGAAAAACCAACTGTGGAAGAGTTAGCACAATTGGAGCAGTTATTAATGGGTAAAGTCCTTTCAGCCGCATGGTACGGCTCAAAATTCGAGATCATGTCAACTTTAAGAAGCGTATGTGATAAAGTTCTAGAAGATGAGACCGCCGAGATGTCAACAAGGATAAGAAGAGCTGAGGCTTTGAAAAGACTTGGGAAAGTTTTCAGAAGGGCATACCGGACGAAAACAGAACAAGAGGATGCCCAAGTGTTTGAAGAGCTCGTGGCGGAAGCAAGCAAGAAAAAGGGTCATAAGCATCACACTAGCAGCACTGCCAATAAACAGTGA
- the IST3 gene encoding U2 snRNP complex subunit IST3 (similar to uniprot|P40565 YIR005W Saccharomyces cerevisiae IST3 Component of the U2 snRNP required for the first catalytic step of splicing and for spliceosomal assembly) — MNQIRSIQKLSERELECGILKPESSWHHEYKDQAYINFGGMHLELTEADILTIFSQYGCPVDIKLVRDQTTGKSKGFGFLKYEDQRSTILAVDNLNGAKVCGRLIRVDHAFYRPRSDEAEYEEAVRQELEKDFAKTGDVPSEPMKQESVADPLDEFADPMAAFLKK, encoded by the coding sequence ATGAATCAGATAAGGTCGATACAGAAACTTAGTGAAAGGGAGTTGGAATGTGGGATTCTAAAGCCAGAAAGCTCATGGCATCATGAGTATAAAGATCAGGCCTACATAAACTTTGGAGGGATGCACCTCGAATTGACAGAAGCTGATATTCTCACCATATTCTCCCAGTACGGCTGTCCTGTGGACATCAAACTTGTACGCGACCAGACAACTGGAAAATCTAAAGGGTTCGGGTTTCTCAAGTATGAAGATCAAAGATCGACTATACTTGCGGTGGATAACCTAAATGGAGCCAAGGTTTGTGGAAGACTGATACGAGTAGATCATGCTTTTTATAGGCCAAGATCCGATGAAGCTGAGTACGAGGAAGCTGTAAGACAAGAGTTGGAGAAGGATTTCGCAAAAACAGGAGACGTACCGAGTGAACCCATGAAGCAAGAATCGGTGGCTGACCCGTTGGATGAGTTTGCTGATCCAATGGCTGCGTTtctgaagaaatga
- a CDS encoding bifunctional 4-hydroxy-4-methyl-2-oxoglutarate aldolase/oxaloacetate decarboxylase (similar to uniprot|P40011 Saccharomyces cerevisiae YER010C Hypothetical ORF) yields the protein MSEYLARLRHFTTCDISDGLLNLYGITNGGYFPNLVRRSGSGTIVGRAFPVLFGHKNATQDKPSVNYIDNVPAESIVTIGMTEDLQLSSAPYTKPIQGMYGGLMSTRAKYLGSHGTVVFGRIRDIEEHKALDHSVFSYGIGTCAPKAVLKPISYNCELKIKISDGTTETINPGDYLVCDDHGMVRIPTAAVDLDKLITYIEKSIEADDLVSQDIKEGKPAAQSQSERRAILKQYL from the coding sequence ATGTCAGAGTATCTTGCAAGGTTGAGACATTTCACTACTTGTGACATCTCAGATGGGCTATTGAATTTGTATGGAATCACTAATGGTGGATATTTCCCTAATTTGGTGAGAAGGTCAGGGTCTGGGACTATCGTGGGTAGGGCTTTTCCTGTGTTGTTCGGGCATAAAAATGCTACCCAAGATAAACCCAGTGTCAATTACATCGATAATGTGCCAGCAGAATCTATCGTAACCATCGGTATGACTGAAGATTTACAATTGAGCAGTGCTCCATATACCAAACCTATTCAGGGCATGTACGGTGGATTAATGTCTACAAGAGCAAAATATTTAGGCAGCCATGGTACGGTTGTATTTGGTAGAATCAGAGATATCGAAGAGCATAAGGCATTGGATCACAGCGTTTTCAGTTACGGTATCGGTACCTGTGCTCCAAAAGCAGTTTTGAAACCGATTTCGTATAACTGTGAGTTGAAGATTAAGATTAGCGATGGCACTACGGAGACAATTAATCCCGGCGATTATTTGGTATGTGATGATCATGGAATGGTTCGTATTCCAACTGCCGCCGTCGACTTAGATAAGTTGATCACATATATAGAAAAGTCTATCGAAGCCGATGACCTTGTTTCTCAAGACATAAAGGAGGGAAAACCTGCTGCTCAGTCTCAATCAGAACGTAGAGCAATTCTTAAACAATATTTGTAA
- the NTF2 gene encoding Ran GTPase-binding protein NTF2 (highly similar to uniprot|P33331 Saccharomyces cerevisiae YER009W NTF2 Nuclear envelope protein interacts with GDP-bound Gsp1p and with proteins of the nuclear pore to transport Gsp1p into the nucleus where it is an essential player in nucleocytoplasmic transport) produces MSVDFSSLAQQFTEFYYNQFDSDRTQLGNLYREQSMLTFETTQLQGAKDIVEKLVSLPFQKVAHRITTLDAQPASPNGDVLVMITGDLLIDEEQNPQRFSQVFHLMPEGSSYYVYNDIFRLNYSA; encoded by the coding sequence atgtctGTTGACTTCAGCTCTTTGGCCCAACAATTCACAGAATTCTACTACAATCAATTCGATAGTGACAGAACCCAATTGGGTAATCTGTACAGAGAGCAATCGATGCTCACTTTCGAAACTACCCAGTTGCAAGGAGCCAAGGATATCGTTGAGAAGCTAGTCTCTTTGCCGTTCCAAAAAGTAGCTCATCGTATCACTACTTTGGACGCTCAACCGGCTTCTCCTAATGGTGACGTCTTGGTCATGATCACCGGTGACTTGTTGatcgatgaagaacaaaaccCACAACGTTTCTCCCAAGTGTTTCATTTGATGCCAGAAGGATCTTCATACTACGTGTACAACGATATCTTCCGTCTAAACTACTCGGCTTAG
- the AIM21 gene encoding Aim21p (some similarities with uniprot|P40563 Saccharomyces cerevisiae YIR003W Hypothetical ORF) — translation MEQVIPKVPERPRRRITRSEEPEQLRSESEFEREKSGSKDSELDLPPVPKTRPNRKPLASSSAHASSDDVSVKPEPQIQAQLQPEAVIETEPTVEHPIVDELEAKLPVEQPVLDEVELDEPVTQEVEPSGELLPEESTIKESLEEQIIDDFADEPVEEECKEVASPELIGDEAIQDEELEKPVKEEPIIQTDDKTLAEAIVPSVCEESEADIAEEPKETPEDASEAVVEAAREESSEVSPEASPEVPPEKTQVSVDQLSSTANLTEGAKEAPKEEQKETSEATSEETPEDSSVNAKPLFKEVTPGNVSSKEAIPSNTSPKEGSPATQKKKQGKSPPVPKKPSSKIAAFQQMFQNQQLQPEHTPSPKEPAAPKTGGFSGNRAQFAQNLNGMIALPGMAQLTPALAKRLGVSTSSDDAETGAEVETKNTKDEAELPKVPARSKKTRGPHKRLPKTVASIEKVETKSTSNISVVKAWTISFKPDLPERADDQPMEAELTAGEAIAPSEPAGLEDVEAEDLNEASPEEPLQIISESGNSDESEIQHTSDPSIAQNVEHEEEVHEEAEAAPEAEPEAEEIALDTEESNPTAFIAETYDEDTEVETPTA, via the coding sequence ATGGAGCAGGTGATTCCCAAAGTGCCTGAGAGGCCAAGGAGAAGAATTACTCGTTCAGAAGAGCCTGAGCAGTTGCGTTCGGAGTCAGAATTTGAGAGAGAGAAGAGTGGATCAAAGGATTCCGAGTTGGACTTGCCTCCGGTGCCAAAAACCAGACCTAATAGGAAACCTCTGGCGAGTAGCAGTGCACACGCTAGTTCAGATGATGTTTCAGTGAAGCCAGAGCCACAAATTCAGGCTCAATTGCAGCCAGAGGCCGTTATTGAAACTGAACCCACCGTAGAACATCCGATTGTTGACGAACTGGAAGCGAAACTACCTGTAGAACAACCAGTTTTAGACGAGGTAGAACTGGACGAGCCTGTAACACAAGAAGTAGAACCATCTGGGGAGTTATTACCGGAGGAATCCACGATCAAGGAATCTCTAGAAGAGCAGATTATTGACGATTTTGCGGATGAGCCAGTAGAAGAGGAGTGCAAAGAAGTTGCATCTCCGGAACTAATCGGTGATGAAGCGATTCAAGACGAGGAGCTTGAAAAACCAGTTAAGGAAGAGCCAATTATTCAAACGGACGATAAGACACTTGCGGAAGCGATTGTGCCCTCCGTGTGTGAAGAGTCTGAGGCAGACATTGCTGAAGAACCCAAGGAAACACCCGAGGATGCTTCAGAGGCAGTTGTAGAGGCAGCTCGAGAAGAATCTTCAGAGGTATCTCCAGAGGCATCTCCAGAGGTACCTCCAGAGAAAACGCAAGTTAGTGTTGACCAGTTGTCATCCACTGCGAATCTCACCGAAGGTGCCAAGGAGGCACCCaaggaagaacaaaaggAAACCTCAGAAGCAACATCAGAGGAAACTCCAGAGGATTCCTCGGTAAATGCCAAGCCTTTATTCAAAGAGGTGACCCCGGGCAATGTTTCATCTAAAGAGGCGATCCCAAGTAACACGTCACCAAAAGAAGGCTCTCCAGCtactcaaaagaagaaacaaggaAAATCTCCACCTGTACCAAAGAAACCTTCCTCTAAGATTGCAGCTTTCCAACAAATGttccaaaatcaacaacTCCAACCGGAACACACTCCTAGCCCTAAGGAGCCAGCTGCTCCTAAGACTGGTGGATTCTCCGGAAACAGAGCTCAATTTGCTCAGAATTTGAATGGGATGATTGCTCTACCTGGAATGGCGCAACTGACCCCAGCTTTAGCTAAAAGATTAGGTGTTTCCACATCGTCAGATGATGCCGAAACTGGCGCTGAAGTTGAAACTAAGAATACAAAAGATGAGGCTGAATTACCTAAGGTCCCAGCCCGTTCTAAGAAGACCAGAGGACCACATAAACGTCTACCAAAAACTGTTGCctcaattgaaaaagtgGAAACGAAATCCACGTCTAATATATCTGTCGTAAAGGCATGGACTATATCTTTCAAGCCCGACTTGCCGGAACGGGCTGATGATCAACCAATGGAGGCAGAATTGACTGCAGGGGAAGCAATTGCGCCATCTGAACCAGCTGGCcttgaagatgttgaagCAGAAGATCTGAACGAAGCCTCACCAGAAGAACCTCTGCAAATAATTTCTGAGTCTGGAAACAGCGATGAGTCTGAAATACAGCATACTTCAGATCCGTCCATTGCACAGAATGTGGAAcatgaagaagaagtacaTGAGGAAGCAGAAGCAGCGCCTGAAGCAGAGCCtgaagcagaagaaatcGCTTTGGATACGGAAGAATCGAATCCTACGGCTTTTATCGCTGAAACttatgatgaagatacCGAAGTAGAAACTCCCACAGCTTGA
- the PAN1 gene encoding actin cytoskeleton-regulatory complex protein PAN1 (some similarities with uniprot|P32521 YIR006C Saccharomyces cerevisiae PAN1 Part of actin cytoskeleton-regulatory complex Pan1p-Sla1p-End3p), with the protein MYNQYQQQPQQPQQFGGQQQFNAQPQSTGYGNFYQQQVPTQGQQQQFSGFQTFSNAGALNQQPTGFSQQTQAQPQQPQQQQPQSQPQQGMQQPFGNQQQQMPLTQQLTGFNSMMPQTSFGQPQQQMPMNTSFNQGMSTTAVNAPTGPLQPQQTGFYSQQQPLEPLKPTATGFINSFANTGVDNTLKIPAIRLSFITTQDQAKFEKLFRSVVTPGSNTITGDQCRNILVKSGLQPHQLAKIWTLSDTNKAGVLLFPEFALAMYLVNSVLQGDSIPYELDSRTKAEVSSFVDAINFSVSNDSEVEQKPKTPFDDLTAGISMMQPQPTGYMPQLSFGSQPQQMQQQQQQQQQQPQQQSFQGLTQQPTGGYGAAPQTSFGNTSQALQPQSTGFMPQNSFNQPLNAQTTGGFSSVLNIPPPGSMPQTSFTQQAPMQTSLATGGGFLQPQATGYLPPSNFQATAPLQAQKTGFGNNDLYTSANLASKFIARKEEAITPEEKSLFYKIFETYDVEKTGNLDSATAVEIFRKSGLNRSDLEHIWNLCDTNNSGNLNKQEFALGMHLVYRRLNGEVLPNTLPPSLIPSSTKILNTVKDQLKQGVDKNNRQPTKEDGLRFRNNDDELLPSSRNRRKTIDQSKKVNENKEKIENLKNLIREKKELLASEKLRLENDSQRKQSENADLLRSIENLKSQIQALPSTSKKSPSANNAVPHDLQSRFDTLTARIPNLFKEISDVSKELVSSQLALHHLKVDHPIRGSGPNCKITELDCKNARQRLTLTAGMCTLVGRPEPNYDNLEAQAQHFNEGIETIEKDDQKNQSAINNISTWIQEISSSVQAIIHGRTPSMGLEMDKWESGIGLEPEVRDFIISWKNRRNFDNSSYNTAGYSNGIQISSSATYRNNARAPEEKDSYSSFQTPEERSAYVKEQAKKKMEEKLAALGIKKKSGSSQSSPNPPQLTQQQQPQQQQQQQQQQQQQQQQQPNYYQQPSQPAAAVNNSNLPKANDDDDEDEEDEEERRLLEQLEKLKLKKKQEKEARLAAKRQTSSSPAETKNDNGHDSWDDEPTPTNPTGNQSQAGSHHQYNPFGKSEATQQKPASGAGTPQLNNTPTGGRNPFFKQAPSQSSSFDLKAAEQQRRVQRGLDDSDGWSDDDETEKVNTTANKAVDVSSTAVPATSTASVPVAPSLPQISATTQEQSSVAVPIAPPLPLVKSESSLIPPPPPLPTSITEGSGAPPVPIAPPLPQINSDVAPAVPVAAPLLKVGGTATLAENEEPKPDDASDVLSIPESVASDEEDKFHTPGAEDVSVAPTGAIPPAPPAPPVPVIPPPPPMP; encoded by the coding sequence ATGTACAACCAGTACCAGCAGCAGCCCCAGCAGCCGCAGCAATTTGGTGGGCAACAGCAATTCAATGCCCAACCTCAGTCAACTGGTTATGGGAATTTTTATCAACAACAGGTCCCTACTCAGGGCCAGCAGCAGCAATTCAGTGGATTTCAAACCTTTAGCAACGCTGGCGCTTTGAATCAACAGCCTACAGGTTTCAGTCAACAAACACAGGCGCAGCCACAACAGCcacagcaacaacaaccacAATCACAACCACAACAAGGCATGCAACAACCATTCGGTAAtcagcaacaacaaatgCCACTGACCCAACAATTGACGGGATTCAATTCTATGATGCCGCAAACATCCTTTGGTCAGcctcaacaacaaatgcCAATGAACACGTCTTTCAATCAAGGGATGAGCACTACTGCTGTCAATGCACCAACAGGTCCGTTACAGCCTCAACAGACTGGCTTCTATTCTCAGCAGCAGCCTTTGGAACCTTTGAAGCCAACCGCCACCGGTTTCATCAATTCCTTCGCGAATACTGGTGTTGACAACACTTTGAAGATTCCTGCCATTAGATTGTCTTTCATTACCACTCAGGATCAGGCCAAATTTGAGAAGTTGTTTAGATCGGTTGTCACTCCTGGTTCCAACACTATAACTGGTGACCAGTGCAGAAATATCTTGGTCAAATCTGGCTTACAGCCTCATCAATTGGCCAAAATTTGGACTCTCTCAGATACTAATAAGGCTGGTGTGCTTCTCTTCCCAGAATTTGCATTGGCAATGTATCTAGTCAATTCTGTATTGCAAGGTGATTCCATTCCTTATGAGTTGGATTCGAGAACCAAGGCGGAGGTTTCCAGTTTTGTTGATGCTATTAACTTCAGTGTTTCGAATGATTCGGAAGTCGAACAAAAACCTAAGACACCGTTCGATGACTTGACTGCTGGAATATCAATGATGCAACCCCAGCCTACTGGCTATATGCCACAGCTATCGTTCGGAAGTCAGCCTCAGCAGAtgcagcaacaacaacaacaacaacaacaacaaccgCAGCAACAAAGTTTCCAGGGTTTGACTCAGCAACCAACTGGTGGGTATGGAGCAGCACCTCAGACTTCTTTTGGTAACACTTCCCAAGCTTTACAACCACAATCCACGGGTTTCATGCCTCAAAATTCCTTCAATCAACCGTTGAACGCTCAAACCACTGGTGGATTTAGCTCTGTTTTGAACATACCACCACCAGGGTCAATGCCGCAAACATCTTTCACACAGCAAGCTCCAATGCAGACAAGTTTGGCTACTGGAGGTGGATTTTTGCAACCACAAGCTACTGGATACTTACCTCCATCCAATTTTCAAGCAACTGCGCCACTTCAAGCTCAGAAGACAGGATTTGGTAACAACGATCTTTACACTTCAGCTAATCTTGCTTCTAAGTTCATTGCAAGAAAGGAAGAGGCCATCactccagaagaaaaatcaTTGTTTTACAAGATTTTTGAGACTTATGATGTTGAGAAAACAGGGAACCTTGACTCTGCAACTgctgttgaaattttccGTAAATCTGGTTTGAACAGGTCAGACCTAGAACATATCTGGAATCTATGTGATACAAACAATAGTGGTAACTTGAACAAACAAGAATTCGCACTTGGTATGCATCTAGTTTATCGCAGGTTGAACGGTGAGGTTCTACCAAATACGTTGCCTCCAAGTCTAATTCCATCCTCGACAAAGATTTTAAACACAGTCaaagatcaattgaaacaaggTGTTGATAAAAATAATAGACAGCCAACTAAGGAAGATGGTTTGAGATTTAGAAACAACGATGACGAATTACTGCCAAGTTCGAGAAATCGTAGAAAGACAATCGATCAGTCTAAGAAGGTTAATGAGAATAAGGAGAAGATTGAAAACTTAAAGAACTTAATTAgggaaaagaaggaattgCTTGCCTCGGAAAAATTaagattggaaaatgacTCGCAAAGAAAGCAGTCTGAAAATGCTGATCTATTACGgtcaattgaaaatttgaaatctcaAATTCAAGCGTTGCCCTCAACCTCAAAAAAATCACCTTCTGCAAACAATGCTGTGCCACATGATTTACAATCCAGATTTGATACTTTGACAGCCAGAATTCCAAACCtttttaaagaaatttctgATGTGAGCAAAGAATTGGTTTCAAGTCAGTTGGCATTGCACCACTTGAAGGTAGATCATCCAATCCGTGGTAGTGGCCCAAACTGTAAAATCACTGAGTTAGACTGTAAGAATGCAAGGCAAAGACTGACCCTGACTGCAGGAATGTGTACTTTAGTCGGTAGACCTGAACCAAATTACGATAATTTGGAGGCACAAGCACAACATTTCAACgaaggaattgaaactatcgaaaaagatgatcaaaagaaccaaTCTGCCATCAATAACATCAGTACCTGGATTCAAGAGATCTCTTCTTCGGTGCAAGCTATAATTCACGGAAGAACTCCTTCAATGGGCCTCGAAATGGATAAATGGGAATCTGGTATCGGTCTAGAACCAGAAGTCAGAGACTTTATCATATCTTGGaaaaacagaagaaacttcGATAATTCTTCTTACAATACCGCAGGATACTCCAACGGTATTcaaatctcttcttcagcaacCTATAGAAACAACGCTCGTGCGcctgaagaaaaagactCGTACTCAAGTTTCCAAACACCTGAAGAAAGATCTGCATATGTCAAAGAACAAGctaaaaagaagatggaagaaaaattggCAGCATTAGgaatcaaaaagaaatcaggGAGTTCACAATCATCACCTAATCCTCCACAATTGActcagcaacaacagcctcaacagcagcagcagcagcagcagcagcagcagcaacagcagcaacagcaacctAACTATTACCAACAACCCAGTCAACCTGCTGCTGCGGTAAACAACTCCAATCTACCAAAAGCTAacgacgatgatgatgaagatgaggaggACGAGGAGGAGAGAAGATTGTTAGAACAATTAgaaaaactgaaactgaagaaaaaacaagaaaaagaagctaGATTAGCAGCCAAGCGTCAAACCAGCTCATCACCAGCAGAAACTAAGAATGATAACGGTCATGACTCCTGGGATGATGAACCTACACCAACAAACCCTACTGGAAACCAATCACAAGCCGGATCACATCACCAATATAATCCATTTGGCAAGAGTGAAGCAACACAGCAAAAACCCGCCTCTGGTGCTGGTACCCCACAATTGAATAACACTCCAACTGGTGGCAGAAATCCATTTTTCAAGCAAGCTCCTTCACAATCATCTTCGTTTGATCTGAAGGCAGCTGAACAGCAGAGAAGGGTTCAACGAGGCTTGGATGACAGTGACGGATGGTCAGATGATGACGAAACAGAGAAGGTAAATACTACAGCCAACAAAGCTGTTGATGTCAGTAGTACCGCTGTTCCTGCTACATCTACCGCGTCCGTTCCTGTGGCACCATCTCTCCCACAGATTTCTGCAACCACTCAAGAACAATCGTCTGTCGCTGTTCCTATTGCACCACCTTTGCCTTTAGTTAAAAGCGAATCATCCCTGATCCCACCTCCACCTCCATTGCCTACGTCGATTACTGAAGGGTCTGGTGCCCCACCAGTACCTATCGCCCCACCATTGCCTCAAATAAACAGTGACGTAGCACCTGCTGTTCCTGTGGCAGCTCCTTTACTAAAAGTAGGAGGAACTGCAACTTTAGCAGAGAACGAAGAACCAAAGCCGGATGATGCATCCGACGTACTATCTATCCCAGAGTCGGTGGCCTCTGATGAGGAAGATAAGTTCCATACACCAGGTGCTGAAGATGTATCTGTCGCACCTACTGGCGCAATCCCTCCCGCTCCTCCCGCTCCTCCAGTGCCGGTCATCCCTCCACCACCACCGATGCCATAA